A DNA window from Paraclostridium bifermentans contains the following coding sequences:
- a CDS encoding class I SAM-dependent methyltransferase, whose amino-acid sequence MDEKFYEDLLNINTMGEKLWDSSVTHYHPYQATSYIALDILFKTYTMDKTDNVVDFGCGKGRLIFYLNSFFKCNATGIEMDETYYQDCLINKENYLDKHKRLSSQIDFNCILGQDYQIKSVENKFYFFNPFSVTIFRKIVNNILDSYEKTPRVIDLILYYPSEDYIYFLENNTGFLLYEEVKLHGLYEKDCCERFLIYRMYA is encoded by the coding sequence ATGGATGAAAAATTTTATGAAGATTTATTAAACATAAATACTATGGGTGAAAAACTTTGGGACTCTAGTGTTACCCACTACCACCCATATCAAGCTACGTCATATATCGCACTTGATATATTATTTAAAACATACACTATGGATAAAACAGATAATGTAGTTGATTTTGGATGCGGCAAAGGCAGACTTATATTCTATCTTAATAGTTTTTTCAAATGTAATGCTACAGGTATAGAAATGGATGAAACTTATTATCAAGACTGTCTAATTAATAAAGAAAATTACTTAGACAAACATAAGCGACTTTCTAGTCAAATAGATTTTAATTGCATTCTAGGTCAAGATTACCAAATTAAATCTGTAGAGAACAAATTCTATTTTTTCAATCCATTTTCAGTTACTATCTTTAGAAAAATAGTAAATAATATTTTAGATTCTTATGAAAAAACTCCAAGAGTAATAGATTTAATACTATATTATCCTTCAGAAGATTATATATATTTTCTAGAAAATAACACTGGATTTTTACTTTATGAAGAGGTCAAACTTCATGGATTGTATGAAAAAGATTGTTGTGAAAGATTTTTAATTTATAGGATGTATGCGTAA
- a CDS encoding DEAD/DEAH box helicase yields MDFKIVNEVLLQNIDRYRLDRSRDYYKQGYIEESFFSKEEDKISLYGTVASKYQREIYNSFLIIDLNDKKIISSGCTCEDFNQNTTLNNHFICKHIACITLKEIDNLKSNIVNNLKLKTMDIKEQTRPKVNTRFINKDLLNYFKVIPKEKVNLEVDITSYLNQTLEVEFKIGNDKLYTLKDFKQFATSRVDGNSIMYGKDFIYDPKSSYFEDDEELAQFIEDYGLSLVDNINSRKNRYMILNSSLLKRLMEKLKYKEFTFNYNRKTYNPQIINGYVPIDVEIKKVGDKIVIFNNDNLPVPLSKKGDVVFYEGNIYLISGTNGIYYKKLYELLNEHKSIEFEDDEISECLTNLIPKLKEISNNLNMDESIINNITKDLTVNYYFDLDDSRVICDVKIHYEDEKEGKFVIRDIEKEEEAVYRLYTNYFEREKDKYVFRGTDYHLYDFLTTEINRLKNIGQVYYSDKFKEKKVYNSSNIKVGLGEEINHYLEFKFKIEDVDEREYKEILKSFKANKRFYKLKNGNFINLEDDQTRELFKLMESLGFTNSIKEMNVHKSKAMYINNLLIEKKIPYIEGIENTKNTVDKFNNIKDANYEVPRSLNADLRDYQVEGFKWFKSLESCGFGGVLADEMGLGKTIQTITFLLSQKEAKSMVITPTSLIHNWKSEFEKFAPSLRIGIVHGNKKERESTINNIESFDVLLTTYGSLRNDNDKYEDINFDCLIIDEAQNIKNPTSITTDAVKNIKAKCKFALTGTPVENNLAELWSIFDFIMPGYLYNLNKFSSIFIKDESNLIRLKKLIKPFILRRTKKQVITELPDKIETKFLVELGKEQRKIYKTYVDEIQRKLQDKYESNDKITVLAYLTKLRQLCLDPSLIVSDYKGKSSKINACVEIVKDSISNDDKILVFSQFTSVLKNLAYILDKENIEYNYLDGQTKAKYRIELVNDFNENNNKKVFLISLKAGGTGLNLTSANKVIHFDPWWNVSVENQASDRAHRLGQKQVVEVIKLIAKGTIEEKIIKLQDDKLKMIDDIIGNELSDSNTFKNLSNDEILDLLT; encoded by the coding sequence ATGGATTTTAAAATAGTAAATGAAGTTTTACTACAAAATATAGACAGATATAGACTAGATAGATCTAGAGACTATTATAAACAAGGATATATAGAAGAAAGCTTTTTTTCGAAAGAGGAAGATAAAATAAGTTTATATGGTACAGTAGCATCAAAATATCAAAGAGAAATTTATAATAGTTTTTTAATAATAGACTTAAATGATAAGAAAATTATAAGCAGCGGATGCACATGTGAGGATTTTAATCAAAATACAACTCTTAACAATCACTTTATATGTAAGCATATAGCATGTATAACATTAAAGGAAATTGACAATTTGAAATCTAATATAGTAAACAATTTAAAATTAAAGACTATGGATATAAAAGAACAAACTAGACCGAAAGTAAATACAAGATTTATAAATAAAGATTTACTGAATTATTTTAAAGTAATTCCAAAAGAGAAAGTAAATTTAGAAGTAGATATAACTAGTTATTTAAATCAAACTTTAGAGGTTGAATTTAAGATAGGTAATGACAAATTGTACACTCTAAAAGACTTTAAACAATTTGCAACTTCAAGAGTAGATGGAAATTCAATAATGTATGGAAAAGATTTTATATATGATCCAAAGAGTAGTTACTTTGAAGATGATGAAGAGTTAGCGCAGTTTATAGAAGACTATGGACTAAGTCTAGTAGATAATATAAACTCAAGAAAAAATAGATACATGATATTAAATTCTAGTTTACTAAAAAGGTTAATGGAAAAGCTTAAATATAAAGAATTTACGTTTAACTATAATAGAAAAACATATAATCCTCAGATAATAAATGGATATGTTCCAATTGATGTAGAAATTAAAAAGGTAGGAGATAAAATAGTTATATTTAATAATGATAATTTACCTGTTCCTTTATCAAAAAAAGGAGATGTAGTCTTTTATGAAGGCAATATATATTTAATTTCAGGGACTAATGGAATATACTATAAAAAATTATATGAATTATTAAATGAGCATAAATCCATAGAGTTTGAGGACGATGAAATTAGTGAATGTTTAACTAATTTAATCCCTAAGTTAAAAGAAATATCTAATAATTTGAATATGGATGAAAGCATTATAAACAATATAACTAAAGACTTAACCGTGAATTATTACTTCGACTTAGACGATTCAAGAGTTATCTGTGATGTAAAAATTCACTATGAAGATGAAAAAGAGGGCAAATTTGTTATAAGAGATATTGAGAAAGAAGAAGAAGCTGTATATAGGCTGTACACAAATTATTTTGAAAGAGAAAAAGATAAATATGTGTTTAGAGGTACAGACTATCATCTATATGATTTTTTAACTACAGAAATTAATAGGCTAAAAAATATTGGACAAGTATACTATTCAGATAAATTTAAGGAAAAGAAGGTCTATAACTCCTCCAATATAAAAGTAGGTTTAGGAGAGGAGATAAACCACTATCTTGAATTTAAGTTTAAAATAGAAGATGTAGATGAAAGAGAATATAAGGAAATTTTAAAATCTTTTAAGGCAAATAAACGATTTTATAAACTTAAAAATGGAAATTTTATAAATCTAGAAGATGATCAGACAAGAGAGTTATTTAAGCTTATGGAAAGTTTAGGATTTACAAATAGCATTAAAGAAATGAATGTGCATAAAAGTAAGGCAATGTATATAAATAATCTTTTAATAGAAAAGAAAATCCCATATATAGAAGGTATTGAAAATACAAAAAATACAGTAGATAAATTCAATAATATAAAAGATGCAAATTATGAAGTGCCGAGAAGTTTAAATGCTGATTTAAGAGATTATCAAGTTGAAGGTTTTAAGTGGTTTAAAAGCTTAGAATCTTGCGGATTTGGAGGTGTTTTAGCTGATGAAATGGGGCTTGGAAAAACAATACAAACAATAACTTTTTTATTATCTCAAAAAGAAGCTAAAAGCATGGTTATTACTCCAACATCTCTTATACATAACTGGAAAAGTGAGTTTGAAAAATTTGCTCCAAGCTTAAGAATAGGCATAGTTCATGGAAATAAAAAAGAAAGAGAAAGTACAATAAATAATATTGAAAGTTTTGATGTTTTATTAACTACATACGGTTCTTTAAGAAATGATAATGATAAGTATGAAGATATTAATTTTGACTGCTTGATTATAGATGAAGCACAAAATATTAAAAATCCAACATCTATAACAACTGATGCTGTTAAAAATATAAAAGCTAAATGTAAGTTTGCCCTTACAGGAACACCTGTTGAAAATAACTTAGCAGAACTGTGGTCTATATTTGATTTTATAATGCCTGGTTATTTATACAATTTAAATAAATTTAGTTCTATTTTTATAAAAGATGAAAGTAATTTAATTAGATTAAAGAAACTTATAAAACCTTTTATTTTAAGAAGAACTAAAAAACAAGTAATTACAGAATTGCCAGACAAAATAGAAACAAAATTTTTAGTCGAATTAGGAAAAGAACAACGTAAAATATACAAAACATATGTTGATGAAATTCAAAGAAAGTTACAAGATAAATATGAAAGTAATGATAAAATAACTGTTTTAGCATATTTGACGAAGTTAAGGCAACTATGTTTGGACCCAAGTTTGATAGTTAGTGATTATAAAGGAAAAAGTTCAAAAATAAACGCATGTGTAGAAATAGTAAAAGATAGTATATCAAATGATGATAAAATTTTGGTATTCTCTCAATTTACAAGTGTGCTTAAAAATTTAGCATATATATTAGATAAAGAAAATATAGAATATAATTATTTAGATGGACAAACTAAAGCTAAATATAGAATTGAACTTGTGAATGACTTTAATGAAAATAATAATAAAAAAGTATTTTTAATTTCACTAAAAGCAGGAGGAACTGGATTAAACCTAACTTCTGCAAATAAAGTAATTCACTTTGATCCATGGTGGAATGTATCTGTTGAAAATCAAGCTAGTGATAGAGCTCACAGGTTAGGGCAAAAACAGGTTGTTGAAGTTATAAAATTGATAGCTAAAGGAACTATAGAAGAAAAAATTATAAAACTTCAAGATGATAAACTTAAAATGATAGATGATATAATAGGAAATGAATTATCTGATTCAAACACTTTTAAAAATTTATCAAATGATGAAATTTTAGATTTATTGACATAA
- a CDS encoding immunoglobulin-like domain-containing protein: protein MKHLKKLNKKIVLTLMVSMVMASGISMYDGIKVNAQENKATNISYSNKSVNFGVGQGIEWPTQVNAPYVDMVAWITKPEFTNNGTVKLKKIAEDTGVKFFNLGFIQSTGGIENNKVKWGWGGFSVLNENNNDNKQYQGMKQSINELRDIGGDVTLAFGGLNGVTFWEQTQDVNVLYNTYKEIVDGYGLTRIDLDIEGGAAQSKALNITNAKAIKKVQDETGVDVVLTLPVLPSGLTSVQLDVLEAYLSQGVDVELVNIMTMCYGNGTLLPGENYGTASIRAIDNTKNQVQQYFKKYANISLTDSEAYKKVGTTSSIGFEGEAHPIFGTDWAKLVVDHSIEKGLGMTSFWSMNRDAMLETNKGVTSQYQFTDIYKTFGEGAEPGDPQKNQAPTLHGIDNKTIYVGDKFDELEGVSASDREDGDLTSKIKVEGKVDTTKVGDYKISYSVADSEGLTTNKARTITVKEKPDPSQDTYDSNKIYLEGDSVIFKGEKYVAKWWVKGEDPDKSQAWKKIVTPNEDGSIDYYEGLVCQGGELVRYNGHTYKAKWWTNTTPGSDDTWELIK from the coding sequence ATGAAACACTTAAAAAAATTAAATAAAAAAATAGTACTCACATTAATGGTATCTATGGTTATGGCATCAGGAATTTCAATGTATGATGGAATAAAGGTGAATGCGCAGGAAAATAAAGCTACAAATATAAGCTATTCAAATAAGAGTGTTAATTTTGGAGTAGGGCAAGGGATTGAGTGGCCAACTCAAGTTAACGCACCTTATGTTGATATGGTTGCATGGATAACAAAACCCGAATTTACAAATAATGGTACTGTGAAGTTAAAAAAAATAGCTGAAGATACTGGAGTAAAATTTTTCAATTTAGGCTTTATACAATCAACAGGTGGAATAGAAAATAATAAGGTAAAATGGGGATGGGGTGGATTCTCAGTTTTAAATGAAAATAATAATGATAATAAACAATATCAAGGTATGAAACAATCTATTAATGAATTAAGAGATATTGGAGGAGATGTAACTTTAGCGTTTGGTGGATTAAATGGGGTTACATTTTGGGAGCAAACTCAAGATGTAAATGTCTTATACAATACATATAAAGAAATTGTAGATGGTTATGGATTAACAAGAATAGATTTGGATATTGAAGGAGGCGCAGCTCAAAGCAAAGCCTTAAATATAACAAATGCTAAAGCTATAAAAAAAGTTCAAGATGAAACAGGAGTGGATGTAGTATTAACATTACCTGTATTACCAAGTGGATTAACATCAGTTCAACTTGATGTTTTAGAGGCATATCTATCTCAAGGCGTAGATGTAGAACTTGTAAATATAATGACTATGTGCTATGGAAATGGAACTTTACTACCAGGTGAAAATTATGGAACAGCTTCTATAAGAGCTATTGATAATACTAAAAACCAAGTACAACAGTACTTTAAAAAATACGCAAATATATCTTTAACAGATAGTGAAGCATATAAAAAAGTAGGGACAACTTCGTCTATTGGATTTGAAGGAGAAGCTCACCCTATATTTGGAACTGATTGGGCTAAATTAGTTGTAGATCATTCTATAGAAAAAGGATTAGGAATGACATCTTTCTGGTCAATGAATAGGGATGCTATGTTAGAAACTAATAAAGGAGTAACAAGTCAATATCAGTTTACAGATATATACAAAACTTTTGGAGAGGGTGCAGAACCAGGAGATCCTCAAAAGAATCAAGCACCTACACTACATGGAATAGATAATAAAACTATATATGTAGGAGATAAGTTTGACGAATTAGAAGGGGTAAGTGCTTCAGATAGAGAAGATGGAGATTTAACATCTAAGATAAAAGTAGAAGGAAAAGTTGATACAACTAAAGTTGGAGATTACAAAATAAGTTATTCTGTAGCAGATAGCGAAGGCTTAACAACTAATAAAGCAAGAACAATAACAGTTAAAGAAAAGCCAGATCCATCACAAGATACATATGATTCAAATAAAATATATCTAGAGGGAGATTCAGTTATATTTAAAGGAGAAAAATATGTAGCTAAATGGTGGGTAAAAGGTGAGGACCCAGATAAATCTCAAGCATGGAAAAAAATAGTGACTCCAAATGAAGATGGAAGTATAGATTATTATGAAGGATTAGTTTGCCAAGGAGGAGAGCTTGTAAGATATAATGGGCACACATATAAAGCTAAATGGTGGACAAACACAACTCCAGGAAGTGATGATACTTGGGAGTTAATTAAATAA
- a CDS encoding GntR family transcriptional regulator, with protein sequence MTWEFDNNKPIYLQLIDILKLKIISGEFEIGSKLSSVRDMASEAEVNPNTMQRALAELEREGLLHSQRTSGRFVTNDEEKIKSMRKEIADREINSLKEKLIQLGYEKNEIVEIVKNNIMED encoded by the coding sequence TTGACTTGGGAATTTGATAATAACAAACCTATATATTTGCAGCTAATTGATATATTAAAATTAAAAATTATATCGGGTGAATTTGAAATAGGTTCCAAACTAAGTTCTGTAAGAGATATGGCTTCAGAAGCAGAAGTAAATCCAAATACTATGCAAAGGGCTCTAGCTGAATTAGAAAGAGAAGGCTTACTACATAGTCAAAGAACTAGTGGTAGATTTGTAACAAATGATGAAGAAAAAATAAAATCTATGAGAAAAGAAATAGCAGATAGAGAAATAAATTCACTAAAAGAAAAGTTAATACAATTAGGATATGAAAAAAATGAAATTGTAGAGATTGTAAAAAATAACATAATGGAGGATTAA
- a CDS encoding ABC transporter ATP-binding protein: MSQNIAEFNDVYKKYGKKQVLEEFNLSIHKGKIVGLLGPNGSGKTTMIKLLNGLTQCDQGNILINGSKPSVKTKEIVSYLPDRNYLNEDMTVKELLKLFSDFYKDFDINKAKEMIKNLNLEENEKLKSMSKGTKEKVGLILVMSRNAKLYILDEPIGGVDPASRAYIIKTILKNFNEDSTLLIATHLINEIENICDEVIIISKGKILLKGNVDEIREEKGMSIDTLFREEFKC; this comes from the coding sequence ATGAGTCAAAATATAGCTGAGTTTAATGATGTATATAAAAAGTATGGTAAGAAACAAGTATTAGAAGAATTTAATTTAAGTATACATAAAGGAAAAATAGTAGGTTTACTGGGACCAAATGGAAGTGGTAAAACTACAATGATAAAGTTACTAAATGGGTTAACACAATGTGATCAAGGAAATATTTTAATAAATGGATCGAAGCCATCTGTAAAAACTAAAGAAATTGTATCTTATTTACCGGATAGAAACTATTTAAATGAAGATATGACTGTAAAAGAACTTTTAAAATTATTTAGTGATTTTTATAAAGACTTTGATATAAATAAGGCAAAAGAAATGATAAAAAATTTAAATTTAGAAGAAAATGAAAAATTAAAATCTATGTCTAAAGGGACTAAGGAAAAAGTAGGATTAATATTAGTAATGTCAAGGAATGCAAAATTATATATACTTGACGAACCAATAGGAGGAGTTGATCCAGCATCCAGAGCTTATATAATAAAAACTATACTTAAAAATTTTAATGAAGATTCAACTCTTTTAATTGCAACACACCTTATAAATGAGATTGAAAATATTTGTGATGAAGTTATTATAATTTCTAAAGGAAAGATTTTATTAAAAGGGAATGTAGATGAAATTAGAGAAGAAAAAGGAATGTCTATAGATACTTTATTTAGGGAGGAATTTAAATGTTAG
- a CDS encoding HAD family hydrolase — protein MVKLIATDMDGTLLNSNHEIPKDFKDTINALKEKDVMFAISTGRNYLDISYQFDDYKYEILFICENGTGIYYKDECIYSKFLEKDTIKQLVELGREVDNAYPMLCGTKGLYLEDEEALKQLNILFPMNVPVTKVDSLLDVEDGIFKVNMFDLTDAETNSYSIFKDANIKGVTLTPSGKYWLDMSSFGTNKGIAIKKVQDMFDIDYNETMVFGDHLNDLEMMKSAYYSYAMKNGHDDVKEIANFETKYTNEECGVTKTIKEEVLQVKELA, from the coding sequence ATGGTTAAATTAATAGCAACGGATATGGATGGGACATTACTAAATAGTAATCATGAAATTCCAAAAGATTTTAAAGACACTATAAATGCTTTAAAAGAAAAAGATGTAATGTTTGCTATATCTACAGGAAGAAACTATTTAGATATATCTTATCAATTTGATGATTATAAATATGAAATATTATTTATTTGTGAAAATGGAACAGGAATATATTATAAAGATGAATGTATATATTCAAAGTTCTTGGAAAAGGATACCATAAAGCAATTGGTAGAACTTGGGCGTGAAGTAGATAATGCATATCCTATGTTATGTGGGACTAAGGGGCTATATTTAGAAGATGAAGAAGCTTTAAAACAGTTAAATATACTTTTCCCTATGAATGTGCCAGTTACAAAAGTAGATTCATTATTAGATGTAGAAGATGGAATATTTAAAGTTAATATGTTTGATTTAACTGATGCTGAAACTAATAGTTATTCAATATTTAAAGATGCTAATATAAAGGGTGTAACATTAACACCTTCAGGTAAATATTGGCTAGATATGTCTAGTTTTGGAACAAATAAAGGGATTGCAATTAAAAAAGTACAAGATATGTTTGATATAGATTATAACGAAACTATGGTATTTGGTGATCATTTAAATGACTTAGAAATGATGAAGAGCGCTTACTATAGTTATGCGATGAAAAATGGACATGATGATGTAAAAGAGATTGCAAACTTTGAAACTAAATACACAAATGAAGAATGTGGCGTAACAAAGACTATAAAAGAAGAAGTTTTACAAGTTAAGGAATTAGCATAA
- a CDS encoding XRE family transcriptional regulator translates to MSKNIFNGKKLKNARTYRAKTVDMVASETKINKKDILAFEADKYKPTLENEMKLANALSFPKEYFSEKDKVNVVVENTHIRTESTLPRVEDIALKEKLVMTHRVLNFIQGYIKFPEMNLPNNLNRNDDIEVLAEKTREYFNLDNGPICNMVNLLEINGIFISATNIDKKGALAFSQKQSIDKDSRYFIALGNDKKSASIRNYDLAYELAYIVANEANIQSKKFSKDEFACAFLMPKDSFLNDLEGTQELEDFIELKSKWIVPIWAMILRGYQLGKISYKKYMYLMNEMDKNGWSKKEPLDSNIKSSHPILLKKSFDMLIEGKIMNEGLFMNNLINYGLSIYPKDVEELLGLKEGTLSKNINKSNKDNVKKVNFRK, encoded by the coding sequence ATGAGTAAAAATATATTTAATGGAAAAAAATTAAAAAATGCTAGGACGTATAGAGCTAAAACAGTAGATATGGTGGCTAGCGAAACTAAAATCAATAAAAAGGATATTTTAGCTTTTGAAGCTGACAAGTATAAGCCAACACTAGAAAATGAAATGAAATTAGCTAATGCTTTAAGTTTTCCAAAGGAGTACTTTAGTGAAAAAGATAAAGTTAACGTAGTAGTTGAAAATACACATATTAGAACTGAGTCAACTTTACCTAGAGTAGAAGATATAGCATTAAAAGAAAAACTAGTTATGACTCACAGGGTTCTTAATTTCATACAAGGATATATAAAGTTCCCAGAAATGAATTTACCAAATAATTTAAATAGAAACGATGACATAGAAGTACTAGCTGAAAAAACAAGAGAATATTTCAATTTGGACAATGGACCTATATGTAATATGGTTAACTTGCTTGAGATAAATGGAATTTTTATATCTGCCACTAACATAGATAAAAAAGGTGCTCTTGCATTTAGCCAAAAACAAAGTATAGATAAAGACAGCAGATATTTTATAGCACTAGGAAATGATAAAAAGTCAGCTTCTATAAGAAATTATGACTTAGCATATGAACTAGCTTATATAGTAGCTAATGAAGCAAATATACAATCTAAGAAATTCTCGAAAGATGAGTTTGCTTGTGCATTTTTAATGCCTAAGGACTCATTTTTAAATGATCTAGAAGGAACTCAAGAGTTAGAAGATTTTATAGAATTAAAAAGCAAATGGATAGTTCCTATATGGGCTATGATTCTTAGAGGTTACCAATTAGGAAAGATAAGTTATAAAAAATATATGTACTTAATGAACGAAATGGATAAAAATGGATGGAGCAAGAAAGAGCCATTAGATAGTAATATAAAATCTTCGCATCCAATTCTTTTAAAAAAATCATTTGATATGTTAATAGAAGGTAAGATTATGAATGAAGGTCTGTTTATGAATAACCTAATAAATTATGGTCTTAGCATATACCCAAAAGATGTAGAAGAATTACTTGGATTAAAAGAGGGAACTTTATCTAAAAATATAAATAAAAGTAACAAAGATAATGTAAAAAAAGTTAACTTTAGAAAGTAA
- a CDS encoding FUSC family protein → MLPTIGYRNIKTGIAVFLSIVIYSLLGRTDYFYVCVATILCMGNTIESSINAGKHRIIGTLIGGLFSVLLIWLVNFTSIKYTNPILLGLGISTVIHLCNMFKAQEACSLGCVVFLSIMINYTNENAISYVFLRTFDTLMGVFIAFLINTTIKPYDTKNNEG, encoded by the coding sequence ATGTTGCCAACTATAGGCTATAGAAATATAAAAACAGGAATAGCCGTATTCTTAAGCATAGTTATATATTCTCTGTTAGGTAGAACTGATTACTTCTATGTTTGTGTTGCAACTATATTATGTATGGGAAATACTATTGAAAGCTCTATAAATGCTGGCAAACATCGTATAATCGGTACTCTAATAGGCGGGCTATTTAGTGTGTTACTTATATGGTTAGTTAATTTCACTTCAATAAAATATACAAATCCAATTTTGCTTGGTCTTGGAATATCTACTGTTATACATCTATGTAATATGTTCAAAGCTCAAGAAGCTTGTAGTTTAGGTTGTGTAGTATTTTTAAGTATAATGATAAATTACACTAATGAAAATGCTATTTCTTATGTTTTTTTAAGAACTTTCGATACTTTAATGGGTGTATTTATTGCCTTTTTAATAAATACAACTATAAAACCTTATGATACAAAAAATAATGAGGGTTAA